A section of the Virgibacillus sp. NKC19-3 genome encodes:
- a CDS encoding family 16 glycoside hydrolase: MKNVLKKMSSIFAAGLVTISLSQFVASADTLDDDLPPQESGVTLQVYDMARDLSQLCTLRPGQTPNVDRLVPTIDFSTEDDFGLSDRFIAHALANLTVPEEGNYEFRLTSDDGSRLAIDESTIIDHDGLHEATPKTGKVDLTEGVHDLKVEYFDNTNDNILLLEWRPPGSDDFTVVPTEVLSTEADVVRVTAPGTKYCEEQDDEAGDGMPLDSVYPGYTLTDLRPDGFEPMVSGMDWTDDGDLVVVTSGSVSPGGWVDPFEYGEVFVLEGVTNATGPDDVTVNRVATELFNPMGVAVIDDSIYVSERDKLTKLTDPDEDGSYDTHEEVATWPFGENFHEFAFGLEYDSNYFYVNLSVAINNGGATTDPQPAENRGTTIKIDRDTGEVSYVAGGLRTPNGITQLPGGELFAMDNQGSWLPASKLVHVKQDRFFNHFTNPAGPFDDQPVTDPALWIPQNEIGNSPSTPVLLEEGPYAGQLIFGDVTYGGLQRGFLEEVEEEYQGAVFRHSAGLEAGVNRTTVGPDGALYVGGIGEAGNWAEPDKLRYGLQKLTPNSKDVFDMVEMRATKDGFEITYTQPLSEETVNKITEEPNEAFAMDHWKYVPRPTYGGPKVDERTLFVSDAEVSDDATSVTLDVDGLEEGRVVHLRSPRSFTDTEGQELWNTEAWYTLNAIPGYESLADQGFYEAEDATLSGSANVNSEHNGYSGSGFVDGFGSVGASVTFAVNVDQSGTHPVHLRYANGPDPFDGTKAVSVSVNGTELEPWSLASTGDWQTWETVMREMELEEGTNTITLSYDEEDDGNINLDALQVGDNPDACDHQGYEEGYTALFDGTLESFSEWRMAGDGSFGRQSDCTLRTTGGMGLLWHPGHELDNYSLKLDWKLIKDDNGGVFVGFPDPGDDPWVAVDQGYEIQIDESDLPDRTTGSIYTFQGADPEAMERALEPFGSWNSYEIRVQGQNIQVYLNDVLVNDFTSTEPERDLSQGFVGLQNHGDGETVFYRDVRVKELPDLGHEYEDANALNDIVNQFKESGDITNDETARLLNTHLISVSQYEETDQADKVVKHFNGFLNLIEYQNEEGTITDQAYQELVAGTEYLIERWEL; the protein is encoded by the coding sequence ATGAAAAATGTTCTAAAGAAAATGAGTTCTATTTTTGCAGCTGGTCTGGTTACAATATCACTGAGTCAATTTGTGGCATCAGCAGACACATTGGATGACGATCTTCCGCCCCAAGAGTCGGGTGTCACCCTTCAAGTGTATGACATGGCGCGCGATCTGTCTCAACTTTGTACGCTGAGGCCGGGTCAGACGCCGAACGTCGACCGGTTGGTTCCCACCATCGACTTCTCGACTGAAGATGACTTTGGCCTAAGCGATCGGTTCATCGCGCATGCCTTGGCCAACCTAACTGTTCCAGAAGAAGGCAACTACGAGTTTCGACTCACGAGTGATGATGGATCTCGTCTGGCAATCGACGAATCAACGATAATTGATCATGATGGCCTGCACGAAGCCACCCCGAAGACGGGGAAAGTTGATTTGACGGAAGGTGTGCATGATCTGAAAGTCGAGTATTTCGACAACACTAATGACAATATCCTGCTTCTCGAGTGGCGTCCACCGGGTTCCGATGACTTCACCGTCGTCCCCACCGAGGTTTTGAGCACCGAGGCGGATGTGGTTCGTGTGACCGCACCGGGCACGAAGTACTGTGAGGAACAAGACGACGAAGCGGGTGACGGGATGCCCCTAGACTCAGTGTATCCGGGATACACGCTCACCGACCTGCGGCCAGATGGGTTTGAGCCGATGGTGTCGGGGATGGACTGGACGGATGATGGTGACTTAGTGGTAGTAACGTCTGGATCGGTTAGTCCAGGTGGCTGGGTAGATCCTTTCGAGTACGGCGAGGTGTTCGTACTGGAGGGGGTCACCAATGCGACAGGCCCCGATGATGTTACGGTCAACCGTGTGGCCACGGAACTATTTAACCCAATGGGTGTCGCGGTAATTGATGATTCGATCTACGTCTCGGAGCGTGATAAGCTGACTAAGCTCACGGACCCGGACGAGGACGGATCCTATGACACTCACGAGGAGGTCGCCACCTGGCCATTCGGCGAGAACTTTCACGAGTTCGCTTTTGGGTTGGAGTATGACAGCAACTACTTTTATGTGAACCTATCGGTAGCAATCAACAACGGAGGCGCTACCACCGACCCGCAACCTGCGGAGAACCGGGGAACTACGATCAAGATCGATCGGGATACAGGTGAAGTTTCATATGTTGCAGGCGGTCTACGCACACCGAATGGAATAACACAATTACCAGGCGGAGAACTGTTCGCCATGGACAATCAGGGTTCCTGGTTGCCTGCATCTAAGCTGGTGCACGTGAAGCAAGATCGGTTCTTCAACCACTTCACCAACCCAGCGGGGCCATTCGACGACCAGCCAGTCACTGACCCGGCCCTGTGGATACCGCAGAACGAGATAGGCAATTCCCCTTCAACCCCAGTGTTGTTGGAGGAGGGCCCATATGCTGGGCAGCTGATTTTTGGCGATGTGACGTATGGCGGCCTGCAACGCGGATTTCTTGAGGAAGTGGAAGAGGAGTATCAGGGTGCAGTTTTCCGACATTCAGCAGGACTAGAGGCAGGTGTGAACCGCACAACAGTAGGACCAGATGGGGCGCTATACGTTGGCGGGATTGGTGAGGCTGGCAACTGGGCGGAGCCAGACAAGCTACGGTATGGCCTGCAAAAACTGACCCCGAACAGTAAGGACGTGTTCGACATGGTTGAGATGCGGGCTACAAAGGACGGGTTCGAGATCACCTACACCCAGCCTCTCTCAGAGGAGACAGTCAATAAGATCACTGAGGAACCGAACGAAGCATTCGCCATGGATCACTGGAAGTACGTGCCACGTCCGACGTATGGGGGTCCGAAGGTGGATGAACGCACCCTGTTTGTCTCAGACGCCGAGGTCTCCGATGATGCCACCAGTGTCACTTTGGACGTTGATGGTCTGGAGGAAGGTCGCGTGGTACATCTTCGAAGCCCACGTTCTTTCACTGACACCGAGGGACAAGAGTTGTGGAACACCGAGGCCTGGTACACGCTCAATGCAATTCCGGGATACGAGTCTCTAGCTGATCAAGGATTCTACGAGGCTGAGGATGCAACACTAAGTGGCAGTGCAAATGTCAACTCGGAACACAATGGTTACTCGGGTTCGGGTTTTGTGGATGGATTCGGATCGGTAGGGGCGTCGGTGACGTTCGCGGTGAATGTGGACCAATCCGGGACACATCCGGTGCATCTGCGGTACGCGAACGGTCCTGACCCCTTCGATGGTACCAAGGCGGTCTCCGTGTCGGTCAATGGTACCGAACTGGAGCCATGGTCTCTAGCATCGACGGGTGACTGGCAGACCTGGGAGACGGTGATGAGAGAAATGGAGCTGGAGGAAGGGACGAACACGATCACACTAAGCTACGATGAGGAAGACGACGGGAATATCAACCTTGACGCACTGCAGGTTGGCGACAATCCGGACGCGTGCGATCACCAAGGGTATGAAGAGGGCTACACCGCCCTGTTTGATGGTACCCTTGAGTCATTTTCGGAGTGGCGGATGGCAGGGGACGGGTCATTTGGCCGTCAGTCTGACTGCACTCTGCGCACCACTGGTGGCATGGGTCTCCTGTGGCACCCAGGGCACGAGCTGGATAACTATAGCCTCAAGCTTGACTGGAAGCTTATCAAGGATGACAACGGTGGTGTGTTCGTCGGATTCCCTGACCCAGGTGATGATCCATGGGTCGCAGTGGATCAAGGATACGAGATCCAGATAGACGAATCCGACCTTCCCGACCGTACTACAGGCTCGATCTATACCTTCCAGGGTGCTGACCCGGAGGCTATGGAGCGAGCATTGGAACCATTCGGGTCCTGGAACTCCTATGAGATTCGGGTGCAGGGGCAAAACATTCAGGTTTACCTTAACGACGTGCTGGTTAACGACTTCACTAGCACAGAACCTGAGCGTGACCTTAGCCAGGGTTTTGTTGGCTTGCAGAACCACGGTGACGGAGAGACAGTTTTCTACCGCGATGTGAGGGTCAAGGAGCTACCTGATTTAGGACACGAATATGAAGATGCGAATGCATTAAATGACATCGTTAACCAATTCAAAGAATCTGGTGACATTACGAATGACGAAACGGCTCGTTTATTAAATACTCATTTGATATCTGTAAGTCAATATGAAGAAACTGATCAAGCTGATAAAGTGGTTAAACACTTCAATGGTTTCCTTAACTTGATCGAATACCAAAACGAAGAAGGAACAATAACTGATCAAGCCTATCAAGAATTAGTAGCAGGAACTGAATATTTAATAGAAAGGTGGGAATTATGA
- the xylA gene encoding xylose isomerase has product MTYFNNINKIKYEGASSTNPYAFKFYNPEEKVDGKTMEEYLRFSVAYWHTFTEDLSDPFGTGTAIRPWDKYQGMDLAKARVEAAFELFEKLDVPFFCFHDVDIAPEGSNLKETNQNLDTIVSMMKDYMKDSKTKLLWNTANNFTHPRFVHGAASSNNADVFAYAAAKVKKGLEINKELGGENYVFWGGREGYETLLNTDMKLEMDNLGRFFHMAVDYAKEIGNDVQFLIEPKPKEPMKHLYDFDVATGFAFLQNYKLNDHFKFNIEANHATLAGHTFEHELNYARVNNMLGSVDANQGDTLLGWDTDEFPTDLYSTTLAMYEIIKNGGLGRGGLNFDAKVRRGSFEQYDLFHAHIAGMDSFAVGLRVAQKLVDDNVLDDVVDGRYKSYTEGIGLDIVEGKSDFHKLEQHALGLNEITNQSGRLEKIKATINQYLLREYTGE; this is encoded by the coding sequence ATGACTTATTTCAACAATATTAACAAAATCAAATACGAAGGTGCCAGTTCAACAAACCCATATGCATTCAAATTTTATAACCCGGAGGAAAAAGTCGATGGAAAAACGATGGAGGAATATCTCCGTTTCAGTGTAGCGTATTGGCATACATTTACAGAAGATTTATCGGATCCATTCGGTACTGGTACTGCGATTCGTCCATGGGATAAATATCAAGGAATGGATTTGGCAAAAGCTCGGGTAGAAGCTGCATTTGAGTTATTTGAAAAACTCGATGTTCCATTTTTCTGTTTCCATGACGTTGATATTGCACCAGAAGGAAGTAATTTAAAAGAAACGAACCAAAATTTAGATACGATTGTAAGTATGATGAAAGATTATATGAAAGACAGTAAAACGAAACTGCTTTGGAATACAGCAAATAATTTCACACATCCTCGCTTCGTTCACGGTGCAGCTTCTTCTAACAATGCGGATGTATTTGCATATGCTGCAGCAAAAGTGAAAAAAGGACTGGAAATTAACAAGGAACTTGGGGGAGAAAATTATGTGTTCTGGGGAGGCCGTGAAGGTTATGAAACCTTGTTAAATACTGACATGAAGTTAGAAATGGATAACTTAGGCCGTTTCTTCCATATGGCGGTAGATTATGCTAAGGAGATTGGCAATGATGTGCAATTTCTCATTGAACCTAAACCAAAAGAGCCGATGAAACATCTATATGACTTTGATGTAGCAACTGGTTTTGCTTTCTTACAAAATTACAAACTAAACGATCATTTTAAATTTAATATTGAAGCAAATCACGCAACCTTAGCTGGGCACACATTTGAACATGAATTAAACTATGCTCGTGTGAATAACATGCTTGGTTCTGTTGATGCTAACCAAGGTGACACACTACTAGGTTGGGATACAGATGAATTCCCAACAGACTTATATTCTACAACGTTAGCAATGTATGAAATCATTAAAAATGGTGGACTGGGCCGTGGAGGTCTGAATTTTGATGCAAAGGTCCGTCGCGGTTCCTTTGAGCAGTATGATTTATTTCACGCGCATATAGCTGGAATGGACAGCTTTGCAGTTGGGCTAAGAGTGGCTCAAAAATTAGTCGATGATAACGTACTAGATGACGTCGTTGATGGTCGCTATAAGAGTTACACCGAAGGAATTGGATTAGATATCGTGGAAGGGAAATCGGATTTTCATAAATTGGAGCAACATGCATTGGGATTAAATGAAATCACTAATCAATCCGGCCGTTTGGAAAAAATTAAAGCTACGATTAATCAGTACTTGTTAAGAGAGTACACAGGGGAATAA
- the xylB gene encoding xylulokinase, translating to MKYVIGVDLGTSAVKILLVNQHGDVVYVVSKSLSLIQEKTGCSEQNPQDWVDQTILGLSDLLKTFNGDPIDIEGISFSGQMHGLVLLDENNGALRNAILWNDTRTTAQCQEIYDAVGKERLLEITNNPALEGFTLPKLLWIREHEPKVYAKADKFVLPKDYLRYKLTGELQMEYSDAAGTLLFNVTEKKWSKEICDVLGIDLAVCPPLVESHAEVGNLTPEVAEKTGLTNTTRVFAGGADNACGAIGSGILEDGKTLVSTGTSGVVLSYESSNEKEFQGKVHYFNHGAPDAFYTMGVTLAAGYSLRWFKDVFADNESFEEFVADVDTVPIGSNGLLFTPYLTGERTPHADASIRASFIGIDGSHVRRDFVRAVMEGITFSLHESINIFRKNGKIIDTIISTGGGAKSEDWLQIQADIFDAKVVKLSSEQGPGMGAAMLAAYGCGWFDSLQECANEFLAEDKVFRPNRANVEQYKKLFTLYQEVYRQTKELNEKLVEYRK from the coding sequence ATGAAATACGTGATTGGTGTCGATTTAGGGACAAGTGCGGTTAAAATTTTGCTCGTTAATCAACACGGAGACGTGGTCTATGTTGTATCAAAATCCCTTTCATTAATTCAAGAAAAAACAGGATGCAGTGAACAGAATCCGCAGGACTGGGTGGATCAGACGATTTTGGGGCTGTCTGATCTCTTGAAAACCTTTAATGGCGATCCAATTGATATTGAAGGGATTAGTTTTTCCGGACAAATGCATGGTTTAGTCTTGCTGGATGAAAATAATGGTGCTTTGCGTAATGCCATTCTCTGGAATGATACACGCACAACGGCGCAATGTCAGGAAATCTATGATGCTGTTGGAAAAGAGCGTTTATTGGAAATAACGAATAACCCTGCATTAGAAGGCTTCACATTACCAAAATTATTATGGATAAGGGAGCATGAACCAAAGGTATACGCAAAAGCAGATAAATTCGTTTTACCTAAAGATTACTTACGCTACAAATTAACAGGCGAGTTACAAATGGAATATTCGGATGCAGCTGGTACGTTGTTATTCAATGTGACAGAGAAAAAATGGAGCAAAGAAATATGCGATGTTCTCGGAATTGATTTGGCTGTTTGTCCACCATTAGTAGAATCACATGCGGAAGTAGGGAATTTGACACCTGAAGTTGCTGAGAAAACAGGACTTACGAATACGACTCGTGTTTTTGCTGGTGGAGCGGATAATGCTTGTGGAGCGATTGGTTCTGGTATTTTAGAAGATGGGAAGACATTAGTTAGTACTGGAACTTCTGGTGTTGTTTTGTCCTATGAATCTAGTAATGAAAAGGAATTTCAAGGGAAAGTGCATTATTTTAATCATGGAGCTCCGGATGCATTTTACACGATGGGCGTAACGCTCGCAGCCGGTTATAGTCTTAGATGGTTTAAAGATGTTTTTGCGGATAATGAATCCTTTGAAGAGTTTGTAGCTGACGTGGACACCGTTCCTATCGGTTCGAATGGTTTATTATTTACGCCATATTTGACAGGAGAAAGAACTCCTCATGCGGATGCATCTATTCGTGCTAGTTTTATTGGGATCGATGGATCGCATGTTAGACGGGATTTTGTCCGGGCAGTGATGGAAGGAATTACGTTTTCATTGCATGAATCGATTAACATTTTCAGGAAAAATGGAAAGATTATTGATACAATTATTTCAACTGGTGGAGGCGCGAAAAGTGAAGACTGGCTACAGATACAGGCAGACATCTTTGATGCGAAAGTCGTAAAATTGTCCAGTGAGCAAGGTCCAGGAATGGGAGCGGCTATGTTAGCAGCCTATGGTTGTGGATGGTTTGATTCTCTGCAGGAGTGTGCGAATGAATTTCTGGCGGAAGATAAAGTATTTCGGCCAAATAGAGCTAATGTGGAACAGTATAAAAAATTATTCACTTTATATCAGGAAGTCTATAGGCAGACGAAAGAGTTGAATGAGAAATTGGTAGAATACCGAAAATAA
- a CDS encoding MBL fold metallo-hydrolase, whose protein sequence is MSHNRIYRSGKSLINQLEKTQAPVNGIVLWHLGQSGVVLKSEHGMCYFDPYLSNYIEDNNLVEPGLLERSYDPPIQPDDISNADIVFITHDHLDHLDPETLAGIAKHSPQVKFICPAPSILKLKEVGIKEESIYAAKAIEKLVVNGIEVTPIPAKHEDYLIDKNGDHYYLGYILNINGVTFYHAGDTIVFNELIEYLYPFSIAIAYLPINGRDWRRSEQGVLGNMDFRDAVELSQAVGIDLIVPAHYDLFESNTENPAYFVDYIYQNYPGQKFKLMVPGERMVYLSEV, encoded by the coding sequence GTGTCACACAATCGAATTTATCGCTCTGGAAAATCTCTTATTAACCAATTGGAAAAAACTCAGGCACCAGTAAATGGAATTGTTTTATGGCACTTAGGGCAATCAGGTGTTGTTTTAAAATCAGAACATGGTATGTGTTATTTTGATCCCTATTTATCTAACTACATAGAAGATAACAACCTTGTTGAGCCTGGTTTATTGGAGCGCAGTTATGATCCTCCAATCCAACCGGATGATATTAGTAACGCTGACATTGTTTTCATTACACATGATCACTTGGACCATCTTGATCCCGAAACTTTAGCAGGAATAGCAAAACACTCTCCACAGGTGAAATTCATCTGTCCTGCACCATCGATTTTAAAGTTAAAAGAAGTGGGCATTAAAGAAGAAAGTATTTATGCTGCTAAAGCTATAGAAAAGCTGGTTGTAAATGGGATAGAGGTGACACCTATACCAGCTAAACATGAAGATTATCTTATTGATAAGAATGGGGATCACTATTATCTTGGTTATATTCTTAATATAAATGGTGTAACATTTTACCATGCTGGGGATACAATTGTTTTTAATGAGCTTATTGAATATCTATACCCGTTTTCTATTGCGATTGCGTACTTACCAATTAACGGAAGAGATTGGCGACGATCTGAACAAGGAGTGTTAGGTAATATGGATTTTCGGGATGCTGTTGAATTGTCACAAGCTGTGGGGATCGATTTAATAGTGCCTGCGCATTATGATTTATTTGAATCTAATACGGAAAATCCGGCCTATTTTGTAGATTATATTTATCAAAACTATCCGGGGCAAAAATTTAAACTAATGGTCCCAGGTGAACGAATGGTTTATCTATCTGAAGTCTAG
- a CDS encoding IclR family transcriptional regulator, with amino-acid sequence MTAKYNVPALEKSIAILNLIAESQGEYTITEIHKKLAISKTTVFSIIKVLEEHDIVKKNEKGEYKTGVKLYELGMSYISEVDIVKIARPYIENLMEETGYTVHLGVIDEGELLYVDKVEPNSFIRFSTYPGLRSEFHVTSLGKAIAAYLTEQELDDIIARKGLAIHTPHTITDVDEFKEALKEIRNVGHAIEDEEGEIGVRCIGVPVFNENNVVASVSIVGHSSMLSFQNAHELIERLKRVAQNISKELGSVNY; translated from the coding sequence ATGACCGCAAAATACAATGTTCCAGCTCTTGAAAAATCAATTGCTATATTGAATTTAATTGCTGAATCGCAAGGGGAATATACCATTACAGAAATCCATAAAAAATTGGCTATTTCTAAGACAACTGTATTCTCAATTATAAAAGTACTTGAAGAGCATGACATTGTAAAAAAGAATGAAAAAGGTGAATACAAGACAGGTGTTAAACTTTATGAATTAGGTATGTCCTATATTTCAGAAGTAGACATAGTGAAAATTGCAAGACCATACATTGAGAACTTAATGGAGGAAACGGGATATACGGTTCATTTGGGGGTGATCGATGAGGGGGAATTATTATATGTTGATAAAGTCGAGCCAAATTCGTTTATCCGATTTTCTACTTACCCGGGGTTGCGATCAGAATTTCATGTAACCAGCTTGGGTAAGGCAATTGCAGCTTATTTAACCGAACAAGAGCTTGACGACATAATTGCCAGGAAAGGCTTAGCAATACATACACCACATACCATAACAGACGTAGATGAATTCAAGGAGGCCTTAAAGGAGATTCGGAATGTTGGACATGCCATTGAAGATGAAGAAGGAGAAATAGGGGTGAGGTGTATTGGTGTTCCGGTATTTAATGAAAATAACGTTGTAGCATCTGTTAGTATTGTTGGTCATTCCTCAATGCTGAGTTTCCAAAATGCTCATGAGTTAATAGAGCGATTAAAACGGGTAGCCCAAAACATTTCAAAAGAGTTAGGATCTGTAAATTATTAA
- a CDS encoding aspartate aminotransferase family protein has product MNKSNAQFYQEANVYSPGGVHTSIRNVDPHLIFTKAEGAYIEDVEGNRFIDYQAAFGPFVLGHNYPKVNERVIDAISRTDLFGVGTTDLEIELSKKICQHVPSSEQVLFCNSGSEATYHAIRLARAVTEKPKLIKFQGCYHGWHDYVARNMLSDWDKIGKRDPGSAGMLEEAIENTLVCTFNNLENVEQTLKENQGEVAAIMVEPIPHNIGCVLPESGFLEGLSKLCSEYGALLIFDEVITGFRHDIGGFQKVSGVSPDLTTLGKAMANGYPIAAVAGKKEYMSRFNTQPGGDVWFAGTYNGHAVGTAASLATIEVMENEPVHDHIFRLGDRMRSGIKEIHDRLDINAIVTGIGSVWTSYFMDSLPKNYGDLQNNDGDLYVAYRKKLIEKGIYKMPMNLKRNHISYSHTEKEVDQTLEAIDDVLRELVRE; this is encoded by the coding sequence ATGAACAAAAGTAACGCGCAGTTCTATCAGGAAGCAAATGTATACTCACCAGGTGGGGTTCATACTTCAATTCGGAATGTAGATCCACATCTTATTTTTACAAAAGCCGAAGGAGCATATATTGAAGATGTCGAAGGAAACAGATTTATTGATTATCAAGCAGCTTTTGGACCGTTTGTTTTAGGTCATAATTATCCAAAAGTAAATGAAAGAGTGATAGATGCGATTTCTCGTACTGATTTATTCGGTGTGGGAACAACAGATTTGGAAATCGAACTTTCGAAAAAAATTTGTCAACATGTTCCATCATCAGAACAGGTGTTGTTTTGTAACTCAGGTTCCGAGGCTACTTATCATGCTATTCGATTAGCGCGGGCGGTAACAGAGAAACCAAAGTTAATTAAATTTCAAGGATGTTATCATGGCTGGCATGATTATGTGGCACGTAATATGCTGAGTGACTGGGACAAAATTGGCAAGCGTGATCCGGGATCGGCTGGCATGTTAGAAGAAGCAATCGAGAATACACTTGTTTGTACTTTTAATAACCTAGAAAATGTTGAACAAACGTTAAAAGAAAATCAAGGTGAAGTAGCAGCAATTATGGTTGAGCCAATTCCGCATAACATTGGTTGCGTCTTGCCAGAGAGTGGGTTCTTAGAAGGATTAAGTAAACTTTGTTCTGAATATGGGGCACTACTCATTTTTGATGAGGTGATTACAGGATTTCGTCACGATATTGGTGGCTTTCAAAAGGTTAGCGGAGTATCGCCGGACCTTACAACATTAGGTAAAGCAATGGCAAATGGTTATCCCATTGCCGCAGTTGCTGGTAAGAAAGAATATATGTCTCGCTTTAATACTCAACCGGGTGGTGATGTATGGTTTGCTGGAACATATAATGGCCATGCAGTTGGAACTGCAGCTTCACTTGCTACGATTGAGGTGATGGAAAATGAACCAGTACATGATCATATTTTTAGACTTGGTGACAGAATGCGTTCCGGTATTAAGGAAATACACGACCGTCTAGATATTAACGCAATTGTGACAGGAATTGGTTCTGTATGGACATCGTACTTTATGGATTCATTACCGAAAAATTATGGAGATCTGCAAAATAATGATGGTGACCTTTATGTTGCCTATCGAAAAAAGCTAATTGAAAAAGGTATATACAAAATGCCAATGAACTTAAAACGCAATCATATAAGCTATAGCCATACAGAGAAAGAAGTTGATCAGACTTTAGAGGCTATAGATGATGTATTACGTGAATTAGTTAGGGAATAA
- a CDS encoding mandelate racemase/muconate lactonizing enzyme family protein: MKITDVKTYIVGNNWKNWVFTQVETDEGITGLGEATLNGFAKTTEAAVHELKRLVIGKDPFDVERLSLSLFRDYYSDGGQIHGAALSGIEYGCWDIMGKTLGVPVYKLLGGKAQPRLRAYANGWYRSARTPENFYQNAKHVVGKGYTALKFDPFGSAWRIVDRPDFNYAIENIKAVREAVGEEVDILVEGHNRFTVHTALQFAEAMYPYQPTWFETPVPPQKISSMVEVAKRSPVPIACGEDYYCKEQFSELLAHNAVHIIQLEPQYLGITAAKQVAAMTHANNGVTAPHSAQGPLCSIVCAHLNTATPNFYLHEVFDDFNVDWTQELLTDPIKVENGYMTVSDRPGWGVELNHDVVQQHPYNSNNFLPLFSDGWEKRQSVEN, from the coding sequence ATGAAAATAACAGATGTAAAAACGTATATTGTCGGAAACAATTGGAAGAACTGGGTATTCACGCAGGTTGAAACAGATGAAGGAATAACCGGATTAGGCGAAGCTACACTTAATGGTTTTGCCAAAACAACAGAAGCAGCAGTTCACGAATTAAAACGGTTAGTTATTGGAAAAGATCCTTTTGATGTAGAGCGTCTTTCCCTCAGCTTATTCCGAGATTATTATTCAGATGGTGGCCAAATACATGGAGCTGCTCTTTCAGGTATTGAATATGGCTGCTGGGATATTATGGGGAAAACGTTAGGAGTTCCAGTATATAAACTTCTAGGCGGAAAGGCTCAACCGCGATTACGTGCATATGCTAATGGATGGTATCGTTCTGCTCGTACTCCTGAAAACTTTTACCAAAATGCAAAACACGTAGTTGGAAAAGGGTATACAGCTTTGAAATTTGATCCATTTGGGTCTGCATGGCGCATAGTTGATCGTCCAGATTTTAATTATGCGATTGAGAATATTAAAGCCGTAAGAGAGGCAGTAGGAGAAGAAGTTGATATCTTAGTAGAAGGTCACAATAGATTTACCGTGCATACAGCATTACAATTTGCAGAAGCGATGTATCCATATCAGCCAACATGGTTTGAGACACCAGTACCACCACAGAAAATTTCCTCCATGGTCGAAGTGGCAAAGCGAAGCCCTGTCCCTATTGCTTGTGGGGAAGACTATTATTGTAAAGAACAATTTTCGGAATTGTTAGCACATAATGCTGTTCACATTATTCAATTAGAACCTCAATATTTAGGTATAACTGCTGCTAAACAAGTTGCGGCGATGACACATGCAAATAACGGGGTGACTGCACCACATAGTGCCCAAGGCCCTCTATGTTCCATTGTTTGTGCCCATTTGAATACAGCGACTCCTAACTTCTATCTTCATGAAGTATTCGATGACTTTAATGTGGATTGGACACAGGAATTGTTGACTGATCCAATAAAGGTTGAGAATGGATATATGACAGTAAGTGATCGTCCTGGATGGGGTGTGGAATTAAATCATGATGTTGTACAGCAGCATCCATATAACTCGAATAACTTTTTACCATTGTTCTCAGATGGCTGGGAAAAAAGGCAATCGGTAGAAAATTAA